The nucleotide sequence ATGAAATTAAATTCgaacagaggaagaagaaaccaGAAATCTCCAGTTACCAACCAACAATTTCAATCCTACGAAAAATGGCGGCGGAGGACGAGGAGCCAAAGAAGAGAAGGATGGTGGTGGAATCCCTCGGATGGCTGACGGAGTCTTCAATTATGCCGAAGAAGCACCGCGCCATCGCCGGCGTCGGAGCTTCCTCAATCATGGAGCTCAAGGCCCAACTGTATCAATCCCAAGAAGAATCCAAGAAGTCTAAAGAACTCGCCAGCTCCGACATTGAGTTCCATCGCGCCAAGAAGAGAATCACCGCACACGACGGTTTCTCCGCCAAGAACTCCGGCGTCGACGCCCGGGCCCACAAGTAcgtctttttctttcctttttcccaattttttttctgggtttaaTTACAATTTACTTAATTATCAGCTGTTTTGTTGGGTTAGTGTAATTTaagatttagggtttcttttggtaATTTAGGGTTCCTGTTGTTATCTGATtacaaatttagggtttttgggttctTTTTAGTGAGAAGATGAGATTTTTGAGCTCTCTGTTTTGGACATTTCAACTTCTGTTCAATTACCTCTAGGCTTTAATTTGGGTTTCTGCTAAAATCAAACCCAATTATGTTTTTTTGCTGGTTTAAATTCAGGGACAAGCTTGAGCTGAAAGCAGTTCATGATGGATCGGCGAGCTATGCAGCGTTGGAAAGGAAGGCTGCATTGTACGATAAGCTAGCAAGGGGAGAGCTATCagatgaagaagataaagagaAGTATTGTGTGGATTTTTTCGGCAAGAGAGTTGAGCAGGATGAACCACAGCAGACTCAGCACCGTGATTCACCTGCAGTAGTATCTCCGGAGAATCAAGATGGCGAGATCAACGCTTCTACGCTGTTTAGCACGAAACCTTTGGGGCTTGGGCGAGCGGATGCGACAGTGGACAATGATATCCACAAGCGTTTTGTGaggtaaaattttcaaattatttctgTGTTAAGTTATAAGTATATATGCCGTACAGACAGTTTAGTTAGAGTTAACTAAACATAATCAAACAATGAAAAAGCATTCGTCGCTTGAGTGAACCTTTGTTAGTGTTATACTGTTATTTTTTCAGTGTTACCATATTCTATATAACTCTGGATACTTAACGTTTAGCCACAGTAATTTGGTGTTGCCGCTGTTCCTCTTCTAAGCGTCAAAGGTGAAGTAGTTGAGCTGAGACTCATATTTGGGCTGGGGGTTGGTAGTAGAACTCGAATCTAACTGCTATGAATGAGTTGCTTAAGCTCTTTGAACCGTTCTTGATGTGCATTcctgttttttaattttcatttgctCTATATGGGACTGCCGATCTATTCTGTTAAATTTCATCTGATTTCATAAGTCCTGTACAATGTCTTGAGTGCCGGAAATGAGCTGAATAAAGTATAAAAAGAATAAACGAGTGTAGTTTTAGAACTATGCTTTCGACACAAAAACTAGGAATCTATTTCATCAATAAATGAAAAAATAGTTTGGATTGGATTAAGGTTTCTCTTATTCTCTTCTTTCGTATAGTTTCTCCATTTACATGGGGTGTTACTTATTGATTGAATCTAGTCCTTCATCGTCCTGGCCACAGATATGTATTGCTTGATTGAAATCTCTATGTTCCTGGCAACAGACATCTCATGATTTCTGGTCTTGTGTTCCTTTTCTTCAGGGAAGTACACGAAGAAGCAAATCAAGCAAGAGAGATGGCGTCTAAGCTCAAACTGCGTAGGGAAGAGCAAGCAGCTGCTCGTCGGGAGAAGTTAAAACAGGCTTATATACGGAAACAGTTAGAGAGACTTAAAACAGCATCATGTAATAAGGAACAGACAGAATGAACAGCAGGAGGCGATGATGACCACAATAGCCATCTCGAATCCTGCTGTTCGCTTCAGGGTTCATTTTCGAAGGAAAGAAACATGTTAAGCCGATTGACGCCAACCAAGTGGCTCCATTTGACATGTATTCCTTGCTTGAGCAATCAAAAAACTGTAATTATTAGTCTTTTTCCTTCATATATTTGTACCTTTGATGTAGTGATGTACCTTCTATCAATGCTTTCCCCTTCTTGGCCTTGCAAGTACCCTTTCGaaaggaagaaatcaatttGTCCAGTTAAATGGAAGACCATGTAAGGAGAAAGCCGCCAGCACTATCGTGTAGCTATCCAATATTAAATTCTCAATATCTCATTATGTGACTGAGCCTAATCCCGTTAAAATATTGTCGTATAAAAAGAATTACAAGATATTCCCTAGTTTTGACTTTTGAAGGTTGAACTACACATGAAAATTGCAAAATTGGATTAAAAAAGAGctataaatacaaaacaaaattacaaaaaagaaGATCATTGTCATAGAATGTCAGAAGTGGGATTTGAACCCACGCCCTCTTTCGAAGACCAGAACTTGAGTCTGGCGCCTTAGACCACTCGGCCATCCTGACATATTGTTTTGAGATCTCTTTATTTTATCAAATGCATTGcatttaaaataacaaaaaaataaaaaaagaagggacGACGACGACTCTGCTGGGGATCGAACCCAGAATCTCTGGTTTCGTAGACCAGCGCCTTATCCATTGGGCCACAGAGTCGCTTGTTGATGTTTGTGGTTTGTCCTCGTCATTTATCACTTCGTGACTTACccattattttatctttatcgttaaaactcaaagttttcaaacatttttcattagttttcctttaaaaataactttaaaaTGATTGTGAATTGCGTATTTCTTAATACTTTTATTGAAGAATAACCTAATCGTCAAAAAATTATTGGGAATCACGTATTTCTTAATACTTTCATTGAAAAATAGCTTAATCATCCATTCATGTTGTAATATGTGAAAACAAACACAACATGACGCGACCAACACATGTTATAATGTATGAACAAAACAAACATCGGATGACATTGTTCTAACAATCTTTCCAATTTCATACAACCTACTAATCAGAgtcttaaaaataataatgttatttgaaccacatttattcattttaccctttattttgtccttatcgttaaaactcaaaattttcaaatcattttcattagttttcctttaaaaataacttaaaaattattgTGAATTGCGTATTTCTTAATACTTTTATTGAAGAATAACCTAATTGTcaaaaaattattatgaatAACGTATTTCTTAATACTTTCATTGAAAAATAGCTTAATCATCCATTCATGTTGTAATACGtgaaaacaaacacaaacatGACGCAACCAACACATGTTATAATGTTATAATGCCACCAACACATCTTTCCAATTTCATGCAACCTACTAATCAgagtcttaaaaaaaataatgttattTGAACCACATTTATTCCATAAAACAAAGAAAGTAATTAATTGTAAAGTAATTAAATGTACGTAACTAAGAAAAGATAAAACTATTTAAACCACATTTACTTACTAATCACCTCCCTAATATGGTGAGAGTGATCCAAACAAGTACTAGTCCATTGCATGCACGAAAAACATAAACATTTGCTCTACGTGTCACATGCACTTTTATACAAGTGACACATCGAAAGTTCAAAACCTATGCCTCGTCGCCACCTTTCACCGCCACCACTGTCTCGTCCTCCTCCGCCTCCTCTCTCACACTAAACGACAAAGACTCCCTCCTTATCAAGAACCTCCCCGTCGGCGGCACCCACAGGTTCAGCAGCCCGTGGGGCCTACCCGACGGCCTCCACACCTGCACCGTCATGCACTGTATCGGATTATCCGCCGGCTCCCGTGCGTCCCCGCCCTTCAAAACGTCGCACAGCAGCACCCGCGCGCTCCCCACCGGCTTCTCCCTCACGAGCCCGTGCGCGTAGATATCAACGTTCAGCGCTGCCAGCACGTCGTTCTCCAGCAAGTCTTCCCGGAACTTCACTTTGACGACCTCGTTCCACGTGGGGTTGGTCCCGCCGTGCTCGTCCACGCTCGTCCTGGCCGCGTGGTAGTCCTTCTCCACGTACACCACCGCGTACGCCCTCACTTGCGTCACGTGCTTCACGTTCTTCAGGTCCTGCGCCGAGATTATCAGCACTTCTATTTCTCGGAACTTCGTCGTCGCCGCCGGCACCGCTCGCCGATATTTCGGCACCTTACTCATTtctgttctaaatttctaatcaagttgagagagagagagagggagtggaGAGACTCCTCTTGCAATTAATTTGTAGTTACATTGGcgttatttttaataaatatttgacaCGTTAAAACAAAATTATCCGTTTAATAAACGCCAAAGGATGTACATTGAAATCGAAGTGGTCCAGGATTATTCGGAGTTCgaaaaatatacatgtgaagGTTAAAGATATTTTGAATGTTTAGTACAAGTTCTTTTTATGCCTACCAAGTATTTGATAGGCATAACGTATTGGGTTGACAATGCTCGATATAAATTCTCTCGATATTACTCATCAGATTGTTCAACATTTTGTTGAAATTTGTTGATATGTGCGCGTTTGGCTGACGACAACAAGCTAACTAAATATTCGACGAATACCTGAGTgaataaattgaaatttttttgcaTGCTTCCCGCTCTAAATCCGCCATTGCTTGACACATGATGAGAGCATTTGTGTTTGTGCTAAAAAAGAATTTAGTATCTTTAATAATATTCTAAACCAATCACGCACTGTTACAAAAATGCATAACTTGTTTCTCTGGATCAGTTATGTTTCTCTCCTCTCCATTATGTGGGTCTCAAATTTGAAGGGTCCAACTTCTATCTTCCATTGTGAGCTTCAATTTTGAAAGGCCCAATGTGTAGAGCAATCCAATGACCTCAATATTCAATAATTCGTGGACAGCACATTGCCCACAAACCTCGAAAGCTCACATGCATGCCACTAAAAATGATTCAAATATTCCAAGTAATTGCCTGTAAAGAGATTATATTCTCCTAACCTTGCAATTTTAAACACAGGCCACACCACTCccaaatcattttgtttgcggTTAAAGTAACATAATTTGACAGGTGTGAAGCTCCCATTTGCTCAGCTCCTTAATCCCCTACCTATAAAACCCACTTAAGCTTCCTCATTTTCCTCAAACCAAAAGCATTAGCACACTTCTTCCACTTGTGACTTGAGACTTAGtatcagaagaagaagaaaatatggAGGGGTGCAAAATGGCCATGGTTTTCACCATCTGCATGATTGTTCTTGTGAGCTTCGCGTCGCTCGGAGCTGCTGAAGATGTTGGTGTTCCTGCACCTGCACCGATGGAGAGCGCCGCGGCTGCTCTAGGTGTTCCTGCTGCTGCACTAGGAGCCATGGCTTCTTTGCTGGCTTtcttgttttaaacttgttcaTTTAAGTTCCCCATCATGTTTTTTTCCTTGCTTATTTTCTTTTGGAAGTGATGTTCAATTTCTTATGATTAATTAAATTTGGTTTCAAGAAATCAAGAGAATTATTCATAATTTAGTTTCAATTCTTTCATATAACCAAATATAGGCAAAGCAACATAGTAATCTGGTTCCGGAATGAAACTGAGTGAGTGAAAGATCACCGTTGCTTGATGGAACCAAAAAGATCCTCATAAGAACGCTTAGGGGCATCAGGCCGCGAAACTATCTCCACAACCTTGTAAGACGCTTCAGGATTCAGTAATGCCTCGACAGCCACTTCTGCAACCAGGTCTCTAGAGATGCTGCCTTCCGAAAGAGTGTCCTATCAGGAGAGATCATAGACAACATTAAGTTAAAACAGCTCGAGTTTTCGTACTTAACAAGATTAAATGGGGAGAGTTCTCAAAGTGTGACAAAAATTGTGTTACCTCTGGCTCCATTACAAGATTTCCGGTTGGAGGGTCGTTTCTCAACCCACCGGGCCTTATAATCGTGTAGTTTATGCCAGACTTCCTGATATAATTCTCTGCCTGAAGCTTTGCTATTAAGGTGAGCCCAAAAACATTGAGGAAGATGTAAGCTGGGTTGAGAATCTGCCCCATTGCTGCTCCATTGAC is from Malus sylvestris chromosome 5, drMalSylv7.2, whole genome shotgun sequence and encodes:
- the LOC126624051 gene encoding protein SRC2 homolog, with protein sequence MSKVPKYRRAVPAATTKFREIEVLIISAQDLKNVKHVTQVRAYAVVYVEKDYHAARTSVDEHGGTNPTWNEVVKVKFREDLLENDVLAALNVDIYAHGLVREKPVGSARVLLCDVLKGGDAREPADNPIQCMTVQVWRPSGRPHGLLNLWVPPTGRFLIRRESLSFSVREEAEEDETVVAVKGGDEA